In Melanotaenia boesemani isolate fMelBoe1 chromosome 18, fMelBoe1.pri, whole genome shotgun sequence, the following proteins share a genomic window:
- the LOC121628577 gene encoding uncharacterized protein LOC121628577: MLQAPPVVTQKSLVGMCGSIVAHLQASGLSENTVQTIVSSMEEVVNDVHMQAREAAFQTFSPEAKESDIYKEIELSLNQLDNPFSTFNTETKRRKYYDEKWEIVEPKEFVLGVRLDTRRGRTTGVYSQIPVTDKYMYVPILGTLNSIFKNSEIRECFLQEKCRKIETYSDISDGLYFKNHPLFSKQKYALQILLYYDDFEMANPLGSKKGIHKLGCVYFTLKNLPPKMNSVLMNVHLAVLFYTEDLKKYGFEEILKPLIDDLEILETQGIKLPFIEEPLFGSVIQVTGDNLALNSLLGFVESFSATHWCRFCLTNKEEIQSVFTENNPGLVLRSRELIVEHCNALREDPALLSIYGVKKYCVLNSLKYFHSSDNYAVDIMHDLLEGVVQYELKLVFQYLMKNGYISMNTLMDRINSFNYGYLERQNKPSGLKLDDNSKHLGFNAIQSWCVLRNTPLIFGDIVERDNKYWSFLLLLLQIVDIVFSTTLTDGMICYLKYLIHDHHNIFNEQH; the protein is encoded by the exons ATGTTGCAGGCTCCTCCTGTTGTTACACAAAAATCACTTGTTGGAATGTGTGGCTCAATTGTTGCTCATTTACAAGCATCTGGTCTTTCTGAAAATACAGTCCAAACAATTGTTTCTTCAATGGAGGAAGTTGTCAATGATGTACATATGCAAGCACGAGAAGCAGCATTCCAAACATTTTCTCCTGAAGCCAAGGAATCCGACATTTATAAGGAAATCGAGCTCAGTTTAAACCAATTAGATAATCCTTTTTCAACAtttaacacagaaacaaagagacGGAAATATTATGATGAAAAATGGGAAATCGTTGAGCCTAAAGAATTTGTTCTTGGTGTGAGATTGGATACACGCAGAGGTAGAACTACAGGAGTTTATAGTCAAATTCCTGTCACAGACAAATACATGTATGTACCCATTTTAGGCACATTAAATTCAATtttcaaaaatagtgagataaGGGAGTGTTTTTTACAagagaaatgcagaaaaattgAGACATACAGTGACATAAGTGAtggattatattttaaaaaccatCCTCTATTTTCAAAACAGAAGTATGCTCTACAGATTTTGCTGTATTACGATGATTTTGAAATGGCAAACCCATTAGGGTCAAAAAAGGGGATCCACAAACTTGgctgtgtttattttactttaaaaaaccTCCCTCCAAAGATGAACTCAGTGCTGATGAATGTACATCTGGCAGTTCTTTTCTACacagaagatttaaaaaaatatggtttTGAGGAAATATTAAAGCCTCTAATTGATGATTTGGAAATTTTAGAAACACAAGGAATCAAACTTCCATTCATTGAAGAACCATTGTTTGGCTCTGTAATTCAAGTTACAGGTGATAACCTTGCTTTAAATAGCTTGTTAGGATTTGTTGAATCATTTAGTGCAACACACTGGTGTAGGTTCTGTCTGACAAACAAGGAAGAAATTCAGTCTGTGTTTACTGAGAATAATCCTGGTCTTGTTCTGCGTTCTAGAGAACTCATTGTTGAACATTGTAATGCTCTAAGAGAAGATCCTGCTCTGCTTTCCATTTATggtgttaaaaaatattgtgtgctcaattcattaaaatattttcatagcaGTGACAATTATGCTGTTGATATAATGCACGATTTGTTGGAAGGGGTCGTACAGTACGAGCTTAAGTTGGTTTTTCAGTACCTGATGAAAAATGGCTACATCTCCATGAACACATTAATGGACAGGATAAATAGCTTTAATTATGGTTACTTGGAACGTCAAAACAAACCAAGTGGGTTAAAACTAGATGACAACAGTAAACACTTAGGTTTCAATGCCATTCAGTCTTGGTGTGTTCTCCGCAACACTCCCCTTATCTTTGGTGATATAGTTGAAAGGGACAATAAATACTGGAGCTTCTTACTC CTTTTGTTGCAAATCGTTGATATTGTGTTTTCCACAACCCTTACCGATGGCATGATAtgttatttgaaatatttaattcatGACCACCATAACAT ATTTAATGAACAACACTGA
- the LOC121628578 gene encoding uncharacterized protein LOC121628578, protein MLAKVEYGGVQKYIKVPQNEECFDFFQFLQDVTDKFSLRAQLLSEGVLVLTDTSGTEVDVDIFDELLKSGVQNFKVGYKQQPIMDLTINLVEEESPNTSGSSLSGPPPSPASISNSSASSTSSDSTIPLPSAKNKREDQKEMDRDEAKQRVYSILRSNPKGEEILKEYDKTKTLSDATRRQMVNILVAEMTDSYGRIPPISTRTSYALGIVTLFPYLQDPYSKNGFEHYYDPEANTGYLAWRLKTVQRNTPHGTRLHSRPDYLEGPKTQRDSLLIGGQLCGEECREALSIIRHSTDKFVIKEKMRATFEYRQKLVHDQDATSSVFDVFPRFLDTPELIDQDFSMMFGEEVSGRFLAKWPSYFKSKVIAESQTLPSSPFIEELRALINPEAEDYLGWDSDISALLLL, encoded by the exons ATGCTGGCAAAGGTGGAATATGGAGGAGTGCAAAAATATATCAAAGTTCCACAAAACGAAGAATGCTTTGACTTCTTCCAGTTTCTTCAAGATG TAACCGACAAATTTAGTCTGCGGGCTCAACTTCTCTCTGAAGGTGTGCTTGTGTTAACGGATACATCGGGCACTGAAGTTGATGTTGACATATTTGATGAGCTGTTAAAATCTGGAGTCCAAAACTTCAAAGTTGGATACAAACAGCAGCCAATTATGG ATCTTACAATTAATTTGGTGGAAGAAGAATCACCAAATACATCAGGGTCATCATTATCAGGCCCCCCACCTTCACCAGCTTCAATATCAAACTCTTCAGCATCTTCCACTTCATCAGACTCAACTATACCCCTTCCatcagcaaaaaacaaaagagaggaTCAGAAAGAGATGGATCGTGATGAGGCGAAGCAG AGGGTTTATTCTATTTTAAGGTCCAACCCAAAGGGTGAGGAAATCCTTAAGGAGTatgacaaaactaaaacattgtCAGATGCAACACGAAGACAGATGGTCAATATTCTGGTTGCTGAAATGACAGATTCATATGG gaggATTCCACCCATAAGTACCCGAACCAGCTATGCACTGGGAATTGTGACCCTTTTCCCCTATCTCCAAGATCCATACTCAAAAAATGGATTT GAACATTATTATGATCCAGAGGCCAATACTGGCTATCTTGCTTGGAGACTCAAGACAGTCCAACGTAACACCCCTCATGGCACCCGTTTGCATTCAAGGCCTGATTACTTGGAAGGTCCAAAAACCCAAAGAGATTCTCTTTTAATTGGTGGACAGCTCTGTGGTGAGGAGTGCAGAGAGGCTCTCTCTATAATTAGACACTCAACAGATAAATTTGTGATTAAAGAGAAGATGAGAGCCACCTTCGAGTACAGACAGAAGCTTGTTCATGACCAGGATGCAACCTCATCAGTCTTTGATGTGTTCCCTCGTTTCCTTGACACACCTGAATTG ATTGACCAGGACTTTTCTATGATGTTTGGAGAGGAAGTATCTGGAAGGTTTCTTGCAAAGTGGCCATCCTATTTCAAGAGCAAAGTCATTGCTGAAAGCCAGACTCTGCCATCAAGTCCATTTATAGAGGAGTTGCGGGCATTGATTAACCCTGAAGCTGAGGATTACTTGG gctggGACAGTGATATATCAgctctcctgctgctg